A window of Juglans regia cultivar Chandler chromosome 7, Walnut 2.0, whole genome shotgun sequence contains these coding sequences:
- the LOC109022305 gene encoding glutathione S-transferase DHAR2-like, protein MALEVVAAVKAAPGAPDILGDCPFSHRVLLTLEEKKVPYELRLINVTDKPGWFLEVNPGGKVPVVKFDDKWVADSDVIVGILEERYPEPSFITPPEVLTLSVGSKIFGAFVTFLKSKDPNDGSEQALLDELKALDEHLKAHGPYIAGEKISAVDFSLAPKLFHLEVALGHFKNWTVPESLTHFHNYKKLLFSRESFEKTKPAKEHAIAGWAPKVNA, encoded by the exons ATGGCTCTCGAGGTCGTCGCTGCTGTCAAGGCTGCTCCTGGCGCACCGGATATTCTTGGAGATT GTCCATTTTCACACAGGGTCCTCCTAACtttggaggagaagaaagttcCGTACGAGTTGCGTCTTATCAACGTTACCGATAAACCCGGATG gTTTTTGGAGGTGAACCCAGGAGGGAAGGTGCCGGTTGTGAAGTTCGATGACAAATGGGTGGCTGACTCTGATGTTATCGTTGGGATTCTTGAGGAGCGGTACCCTGAACCGTCTTTCATAACTCCTCCTGAAGTTCTGACGCTCTCCGT GGGATCAAAGATTTTTGGGGCGTTTGTGACATTTTTGAAGAGCAAGGATCCCAATGACGGATCGGAGCAAGCTTTGCTTGATGAATTGAAGGCCTTGGATGAACACCTTAAGGCACAT GGACCTTATATCGCTGGAGAGAAGATAAGTGCTGTTGATTTCAGTCTGGCACCAAAGCTGTTCCATCTCGAGGTGGCTCTTGGTCACTTCAAGAACTGGACTGTCCCTGAAAGCTTAACTCATTTCCACAACTACAAGAAG TTGCTTTTCTCTCGGGAATCTTTTGAGAAAACAAAGCCTGCAAAAGAACATGCAATTGCAGGATGGGCGCCGAAGGTCAATGCTTAA